A stretch of Roseibium porphyridii DNA encodes these proteins:
- a CDS encoding EAL domain-containing protein: protein MSHTLPDTHVSVLKRNVIALWLIFVMLVALPAQALEPIPVPIDIEALDITNSVELHREAGTRLQVSTAPGADGIVRRIEVPSLDGTNTNWAVFALANTSDEQIDRLIVAPNYKLVSSDIFWPDLGSSRIATITPSQGIAPQRQKSLEADVFLVTLDPGSIVTFVAELTTPNLPEIRIWEPDVYKETINAYTLYRGIILGISGLLALFLTILFVVKGTVMFPATAALAWSVLAYLCIDFGFWGMVFNLEGGGSQLARACAEVMLAASLIIFLYAYLNLNRWNIHYSHLALTTLILILGLLGVAVWDPSVAAGIARLSLGVIGVLGFVTIAVLAFQHYDRAILLIPTWCLLIAWLIGAAMSVTGYLGNDIVQPALGGGLVLIVLLIGFTVMQHAFAGGAIAQGLISDVERKALALTGAGDIIWDWDIDRDRIFTGNEVEDLLSLKHGTLEGPARDWLDVLHPQDRDRFRATLDAVIDQRRGRVMQTFRLRSEDGHFRWFRLRARPIIGSDGEVIRCVGTLLDVTEERTAEERLLHDAVHDNLTGLPNRELFVDRLRTSVVRAKAEETSKPTILVLNLDRFKQVNDSIGLSAGDSILLTVARRLGRLIGQQDTLGRLSGDQYGLVLLSEQEPDRIVALADALRKAVRAPITFGDREIFLTCSVGISFFEGGKQGVEDMLTNAEIALNHAKRLGGDRQEVFRPILRPLDKNIVDLEADLREAIKKETLGVFFQPIIRLEDQAVAGFEVLARWNHSKRGKISPSEFIPVAEQSGLINELGMYMLDKGAQQLAHWQREFPMQRPLFASVNLSSRQLLKQDLINDVKAVLSRTSLEPGTLKLELTESLLMSNPEYSAKVLERLRGLGAGLSLDDFGTGHSSLSYLQRFPFDTIKIDQSFVKPNGSSARPVLLRTIVAMGHDLGMQVVAEGAESENDALELYQLGCEYAQGFFFGEAVSASEATKILRKMPAEAESA, encoded by the coding sequence ATGTCGCATACGTTACCGGACACACACGTCAGCGTTCTGAAACGCAATGTCATAGCACTGTGGTTGATCTTCGTGATGCTTGTCGCCTTGCCGGCTCAAGCTCTTGAACCGATCCCCGTGCCGATTGACATCGAAGCGCTGGATATCACCAATTCCGTTGAGCTTCACAGGGAAGCGGGGACGCGGCTGCAGGTCTCCACGGCACCCGGTGCTGACGGGATTGTCCGCCGGATCGAGGTTCCCTCGCTAGATGGCACAAACACAAATTGGGCTGTTTTTGCTCTGGCCAACACCAGTGACGAACAAATCGACCGTTTGATTGTCGCGCCGAACTACAAACTTGTCAGTTCCGACATCTTCTGGCCGGACCTCGGCTCCTCGCGTATCGCCACGATTACCCCAAGCCAGGGCATCGCCCCGCAGCGTCAGAAAAGTCTGGAGGCAGATGTTTTCCTTGTGACGCTCGACCCGGGTTCTATCGTGACTTTTGTCGCGGAACTGACAACACCCAATCTGCCTGAAATCCGCATCTGGGAACCGGATGTCTATAAGGAAACCATCAACGCCTACACGCTTTACCGAGGCATTATTCTGGGTATTTCAGGCTTGCTGGCGCTCTTCCTGACGATCTTGTTCGTCGTCAAGGGAACGGTCATGTTCCCCGCAACAGCAGCACTTGCCTGGTCGGTGCTCGCCTATTTGTGTATCGATTTCGGCTTCTGGGGCATGGTGTTCAACCTGGAAGGTGGCGGCAGCCAGCTCGCCAGAGCCTGTGCGGAAGTGATGCTTGCGGCCAGCTTGATAATCTTCCTTTATGCCTATCTCAATCTCAATCGTTGGAACATTCACTATTCTCACCTCGCATTGACGACATTGATCCTCATTCTGGGGCTCTTGGGCGTTGCCGTCTGGGATCCGTCGGTCGCCGCCGGTATTGCGCGGCTTTCATTGGGTGTGATTGGCGTTCTGGGTTTCGTGACAATCGCGGTGCTGGCCTTTCAGCATTACGACAGGGCAATCCTGCTCATCCCCACCTGGTGTCTGTTGATTGCCTGGCTGATTGGCGCCGCCATGTCCGTGACCGGATATCTTGGCAACGACATCGTTCAACCGGCGCTGGGTGGTGGTCTGGTTTTGATTGTTCTTCTGATTGGCTTTACAGTGATGCAGCACGCCTTCGCGGGCGGAGCCATCGCGCAGGGCCTGATCTCCGATGTGGAACGCAAAGCCTTGGCGCTGACCGGGGCAGGCGACATCATCTGGGATTGGGATATCGACCGGGACCGGATCTTTACCGGCAACGAAGTTGAAGACCTTCTGAGCCTCAAACACGGCACGCTGGAAGGACCGGCCCGCGATTGGCTGGACGTGCTGCACCCGCAGGATCGCGATCGGTTCCGCGCGACGCTCGATGCTGTGATCGATCAGCGCCGTGGTCGTGTGATGCAAACGTTCCGGCTGAGATCTGAAGATGGTCATTTCCGTTGGTTCCGGCTGCGTGCGCGGCCCATCATAGGTTCTGACGGCGAGGTCATCCGTTGCGTCGGGACGCTCTTGGATGTTACCGAAGAACGCACGGCGGAAGAGCGGCTGCTGCATGATGCGGTCCATGACAACCTGACCGGGTTGCCCAACCGAGAGCTCTTTGTCGACCGCCTTCGTACAAGCGTTGTCCGTGCGAAGGCTGAGGAAACGTCCAAACCGACAATTCTGGTTTTGAACCTCGACAGGTTCAAACAGGTCAATGACAGCATAGGACTGTCGGCCGGTGACAGCATTCTTTTGACAGTCGCGCGGCGTCTTGGCCGTCTGATTGGCCAGCAGGACACATTGGGTCGGCTGTCAGGCGACCAGTACGGTCTGGTGCTCTTGTCGGAACAGGAGCCAGACAGAATTGTCGCGCTGGCTGATGCTTTGCGCAAGGCGGTCCGTGCACCGATCACCTTCGGCGACCGGGAGATCTTTCTGACCTGTTCGGTCGGCATCTCGTTTTTTGAGGGCGGCAAGCAGGGTGTTGAGGACATGCTCACCAATGCCGAGATTGCGCTCAATCACGCAAAGCGTCTTGGTGGGGACCGCCAGGAGGTCTTCCGTCCGATCCTGCGCCCACTCGACAAGAACATCGTTGATCTGGAAGCAGATCTCAGAGAGGCGATCAAGAAGGAGACACTTGGTGTTTTCTTTCAGCCGATCATTCGTCTGGAAGATCAGGCTGTCGCCGGATTTGAGGTTCTTGCTCGCTGGAACCATTCAAAGCGCGGCAAGATTTCTCCATCGGAATTCATACCGGTTGCCGAGCAGTCAGGCCTGATCAACGAACTCGGCATGTATATGCTGGACAAGGGCGCGCAACAGCTTGCGCATTGGCAGCGAGAGTTTCCGATGCAACGCCCGCTGTTTGCGTCGGTCAACCTGTCCTCGCGTCAGCTGCTCAAGCAGGACTTGATCAACGATGTGAAGGCGGTGTTGTCCAGAACGTCCCTGGAACCGGGAACGCTCAAGCTTGAGCTGACTGAGTCCCTGCTCATGTCGAACCCCGAATACTCCGCGAAGGTTCTGGAACGGTTGCGGGGTCTTGGGGCTGGACTGTCGCTTGATGATTTCGGCACCGGCCATTCTTCGCTGTCTTACCTGCAACGGTTTCCGTTCGACACGATCAAGATTGACCAGTCCTTCGTCAAACCCAACGGGTCGTCAGCGCGGCCTGTTCTACTCAGGACCATCGTTGCCATGGGGCATGATCTGGGCATGCAGGTGGTTGCGGAAGGGGCTGAGAGCGAAAACGACGCCCTAGAGCTTTATCAGCTTGGCTGTGAATATGCGCAAGGCTTCTTCTTCGGGGAAGCGGTCTCCGCCTCTGAGGCCACGAAGATCCTGCGCAAAATGCCAGCAGAAGCCGAAAGCGCCTGA
- a CDS encoding GNAT family N-acetyltransferase encodes MALLRPGTSPDAELLIEAGGYFLRPPIMSDYKEWSELRAESRRFLKPWEPLWPSDDLTKSGFRRRLRRYAKDRKEGRSLSFLLFRAKQHQILGGLTLSNIRRGVSQTATLGYWMGERHAGKGHMSSAVAMILPFCFGVLNLHRIEAACLPTNMPSIRLLENAGFHREGYARNYLLINGTWQDHLLFACLAEDHASRLEKVAPSVDGILKEFL; translated from the coding sequence ATGGCACTGCTACGGCCGGGAACATCGCCTGACGCCGAACTGCTGATCGAAGCCGGCGGTTACTTTCTGCGTCCTCCGATCATGTCCGACTATAAGGAATGGTCGGAGCTGCGCGCCGAAAGTAGGAGGTTTCTGAAGCCCTGGGAACCTTTATGGCCTTCCGACGATCTGACAAAGTCAGGTTTTCGCCGCCGTCTGCGCCGTTATGCGAAGGATCGTAAAGAAGGCCGCAGCCTCTCATTTCTGCTGTTTCGAGCCAAACAACACCAGATCCTCGGTGGCCTGACGCTGAGCAACATTCGCCGTGGTGTGAGCCAGACAGCGACCCTCGGCTATTGGATGGGGGAACGGCATGCGGGGAAAGGTCATATGTCTTCCGCGGTCGCCATGATCTTGCCGTTTTGTTTCGGCGTTTTGAACCTTCACCGAATTGAAGCGGCGTGTCTTCCGACCAACATGCCGTCTATCCGACTACTCGAGAATGCAGGGTTCCACAGAGAAGGCTATGCGCGCAACTATCTGTTAATTAACGGGACCTGGCAAGATCATCTCTTGTTTGCCTGTTTGGCGGAAGATCACGCATCGCGGCTGGAAAAGGTGGCACCGAGTGTTGACGGTATCTTGAAAGAATTCTTGTGA
- a CDS encoding M16 family metallopeptidase, translating to MKVQTTVLENGMTVVTDQMPYLKTAALGIWVRTGSRAELVNQNGITHLLEHMAFKGTKSRTARGIAEEIEAVGGELNASTSIEHTNYYARILAEDMPLAVDILADILQNSTFDAQELMREQHVILQEIGAAADSPEDQAFDLFQSTAWPDQPIGRPILGTPETVQGFNRDALNTYLAERYRAPDMVLAAAGAVDHDELVAMAREKLGGFSSEAASQESEARYRGGETLRTKDLMEAQVLMGFEGRPYKSKDYYAIQILASVLGGGMSSRLFQEIREKHGLCYAIYSFHWAFSDTGLFGLHAATSHEDLGALMPMIADELVSATQTITDDEVARSRAQIRAGLMMALESPAARAGQIARQILVHGRVLGPDEISAKIDAVTAADIRRVAHETFVGATPTLTAIGPVDGIMTAAELADRLQQGPVLQAASM from the coding sequence ATGAAAGTACAAACAACTGTTCTTGAAAACGGGATGACGGTCGTCACCGACCAGATGCCTTACCTGAAAACAGCGGCGCTTGGGATCTGGGTCCGAACGGGGTCTCGAGCGGAACTGGTGAACCAGAACGGTATCACCCACCTTCTTGAACACATGGCTTTCAAAGGCACGAAATCGCGCACGGCGAGAGGTATTGCCGAGGAAATCGAGGCCGTCGGTGGAGAGCTGAACGCCTCGACCAGTATTGAGCACACCAACTACTACGCCCGCATTCTAGCTGAAGACATGCCGCTGGCAGTAGATATTCTGGCAGACATTCTGCAGAACTCCACATTCGACGCTCAAGAACTGATGCGCGAACAACATGTGATCCTGCAGGAAATCGGTGCGGCCGCCGATTCCCCTGAAGATCAGGCATTTGATCTGTTCCAGTCGACAGCCTGGCCCGACCAGCCGATCGGCAGGCCCATTCTGGGCACGCCGGAGACGGTGCAGGGCTTCAATCGGGACGCGTTGAACACCTATCTGGCGGAACGGTATCGGGCTCCCGACATGGTTCTGGCCGCAGCTGGTGCCGTTGATCATGACGAACTGGTTGCGATGGCCCGGGAAAAACTGGGCGGTTTCAGCAGCGAAGCTGCTTCGCAGGAGTCTGAAGCCCGCTATCGGGGTGGCGAGACCTTGCGCACCAAGGATCTCATGGAAGCTCAGGTGCTCATGGGCTTTGAAGGCAGGCCTTATAAGTCCAAGGATTATTACGCCATTCAGATCCTCGCTTCTGTGCTTGGTGGTGGGATGTCCTCGCGGCTGTTCCAGGAGATCCGCGAAAAACACGGGTTGTGTTACGCAATCTACAGCTTCCATTGGGCGTTTTCCGACACCGGTCTGTTCGGGCTTCATGCTGCGACCAGCCACGAAGACCTCGGCGCTCTGATGCCGATGATTGCAGATGAGCTGGTGTCCGCCACACAGACGATTACGGACGATGAAGTGGCCAGGTCACGCGCGCAGATCCGCGCCGGCCTGATGATGGCGCTGGAAAGCCCTGCGGCACGCGCCGGGCAGATCGCACGGCAGATCCTCGTACATGGACGCGTCCTGGGTCCGGACGAAATCTCGGCCAAGATAGATGCGGTGACTGCTGCGGATATCCGGCGCGTCGCGCACGAAACCTTTGTCGGCGCGACGCCGACACTGACTGCAATTGGGCCAGTTGATGGCATCATGACCGCAGCAGAGCTTGCGGACAGGCTACAACAGGGACCGGTTCTGCAGGCAGCTTCCATGTAA
- the thrC gene encoding threonine synthase — protein MKYTSTRGEAPVLEFSDVLLQGLARDGGLYLPETWPQFDAETIASFAGKPYEDVAFQAMQPFVGGDIPDDDLKSMISEAYQSFRHPAVTPLVQTDANTFVLELFHGPTLAFKDVAMQLLGRMMDYVLAKRGLRATIVGATSGDTGGAAIDAFRGRDRTDIFILFPDGRVSNVQRRQMTTPEDANVHALALTGNFDDCQAIVKGMFNHFSFRDRVALSGVNSINWARILAQIVYYFVAGAALGSPHRKVSFTVPTGNFGDIFAGYAAMKMGLPVEKLIVATNVNDILARTLETGRYEKRGVTPTISPSMDIQVSSNFERLLSEVCGKDGAVVQRMMNQLAQSGSFTIDDGPLADMRRSFGAGRCDEAQTSSTIARVWEDAGYLLDPHTAIGVHVAKEQNDGSVPMVVLGTAHPAKFPDAVEKAAGIHPELPENLKDMMSAEERQQILAADQDVVERYIEDHARAVTAGV, from the coding sequence GTGAAATACACGAGCACCCGTGGTGAAGCACCAGTTCTGGAATTTTCCGATGTCCTGCTCCAGGGGCTTGCCCGCGACGGTGGTTTGTATTTGCCGGAAACGTGGCCGCAATTCGATGCCGAAACCATAGCGTCCTTCGCCGGGAAGCCCTATGAGGACGTTGCCTTCCAGGCAATGCAGCCTTTTGTCGGCGGTGACATCCCGGATGACGATCTGAAGTCCATGATCAGCGAAGCCTATCAAAGCTTCAGGCATCCCGCAGTGACGCCGTTGGTCCAGACCGACGCGAACACTTTTGTTCTGGAACTCTTTCACGGGCCCACGCTGGCGTTCAAGGACGTCGCCATGCAGCTGCTTGGCCGCATGATGGATTATGTCCTGGCCAAGCGCGGTCTCCGCGCAACGATCGTGGGCGCGACCTCGGGCGATACCGGTGGTGCCGCCATAGATGCGTTCCGGGGCCGAGATAGAACCGATATATTCATCCTGTTTCCGGACGGTCGGGTGTCCAATGTCCAGCGGCGGCAAATGACGACACCTGAAGATGCCAACGTGCATGCTTTGGCACTGACCGGGAACTTTGACGACTGCCAGGCAATCGTCAAAGGCATGTTCAATCATTTCTCGTTCCGTGATCGGGTCGCGTTGTCCGGAGTCAACTCGATCAACTGGGCACGAATTCTTGCGCAGATCGTCTATTACTTCGTCGCCGGAGCTGCTTTGGGATCTCCGCATCGGAAGGTTTCTTTCACAGTGCCGACGGGCAATTTCGGCGATATCTTTGCCGGCTATGCAGCGATGAAAATGGGACTTCCGGTCGAAAAATTGATCGTTGCGACCAATGTCAACGACATTTTGGCGCGCACTCTTGAGACTGGACGCTATGAAAAGCGCGGCGTGACGCCGACGATTTCACCATCGATGGACATTCAGGTTTCCTCCAACTTCGAGCGCCTCCTTTCGGAAGTGTGTGGCAAGGACGGAGCAGTCGTTCAGCGCATGATGAACCAGCTTGCGCAGTCCGGCAGCTTCACGATCGATGACGGTCCGCTTGCCGATATGCGACGCTCCTTTGGCGCCGGGCGGTGTGATGAAGCACAAACGTCCTCAACGATTGCACGGGTCTGGGAAGACGCGGGATACCTTCTGGACCCGCACACCGCTATTGGTGTGCATGTTGCAAAGGAGCAGAACGATGGTTCTGTTCCCATGGTGGTTCTGGGAACGGCTCATCCGGCCAAATTCCCGGATGCAGTCGAAAAAGCGGCTGGCATACACCCGGAATTGCCGGAAAATCTGAAAGACATGATGAGCGCGGAGGAGCGCCAGCAAATATTGGCGGCAGATCAGGACGTGGTGGAGCGATATATCGAAGATCACGCCCGGGCCGTCACCGCTGGGGTGTGA
- a CDS encoding YqgE/AlgH family protein has translation MAVTEATDTLEGQFLIAMPSMADSRFEHSVIYVCSHSDQGAMGLVVNQVARHLSLEELLIQLDIVNDDSAIRLPASVRDMNVHKGGPVEVERGFVLHSDDFMLNQSTLTIDNGICLTATLEILRALAQGTGPEQAMLALGYAGWSPGQLENEIQSNGWLTAPADPDILFDRESDRKWHRALGSLGIDPAMLFSDAGHA, from the coding sequence ATGGCTGTAACCGAAGCAACAGATACCCTCGAAGGACAGTTTCTGATTGCGATGCCGAGCATGGCAGACAGCCGGTTCGAACACTCTGTGATTTATGTATGCTCCCACTCAGATCAGGGGGCGATGGGACTGGTTGTGAACCAGGTTGCCAGGCACTTGTCTCTAGAAGAACTCTTGATACAACTGGATATCGTCAATGACGACAGCGCCATCCGGCTGCCGGCCAGCGTACGTGACATGAACGTTCACAAAGGTGGCCCGGTTGAAGTTGAACGCGGATTTGTCCTTCACAGCGACGACTTCATGCTGAACCAGTCGACATTGACAATCGACAACGGCATCTGCCTGACAGCAACACTTGAAATTCTCAGAGCTCTTGCACAGGGCACCGGCCCGGAGCAAGCCATGTTGGCTCTTGGGTATGCCGGCTGGTCACCGGGCCAGCTTGAAAACGAGATACAATCCAACGGCTGGCTTACGGCACCTGCCGATCCGGACATCCTCTTTGATCGGGAATCCGACAGAAAATGGCACCGTGCTCTCGGCAGTCTGGGCATTGATCCGGCAATGCTGTTTTCCGACGCCGGACACGCCTGA
- a CDS encoding protein-disulfide reductase DsbD domain-containing protein, with amino-acid sequence MKRFALFLSLAFLTALSPARAAMTDWTEVQGGAVRLIASGALKDGSYLAGLEFLMEQGWHTYWRYPGEAGIPPQITLSNTANLKDIEILYPVPERYNDGFSESIVYHDGIVLPIKVTPEDPSGEVRFSIELFFGICKDICVPGDAVLSLDFGPDMVEDKLAAKLIERDLDNVPASSGDDTLKIQNVSLSEDKKALVIDAIVGIEEQPDLFAAGPHGSFIGLPKLFNHDADTATWHLSTKGLSTQGDDRTLRLVLKSGGRATEFLQPIDPAWVE; translated from the coding sequence ATGAAACGATTTGCGCTTTTCCTTTCGCTCGCCTTTCTGACGGCCCTTTCTCCGGCGCGCGCCGCCATGACCGACTGGACTGAGGTCCAAGGTGGCGCCGTGCGGTTGATTGCCTCTGGCGCTCTGAAGGACGGCTCCTATCTGGCCGGCCTGGAATTTCTCATGGAACAGGGCTGGCATACCTATTGGCGCTACCCCGGCGAAGCCGGCATTCCGCCGCAAATCACGCTTTCGAACACTGCCAATTTGAAAGACATCGAGATTCTTTATCCGGTGCCTGAGCGCTACAATGACGGGTTTTCTGAATCGATCGTCTATCACGACGGCATCGTGTTGCCGATCAAAGTGACCCCTGAAGACCCTTCCGGTGAGGTTCGCTTCTCCATCGAGCTCTTCTTCGGCATCTGCAAGGACATCTGTGTTCCGGGTGACGCTGTTCTCAGCCTCGATTTCGGCCCGGACATGGTAGAAGACAAGCTCGCAGCAAAACTGATCGAGCGCGACCTGGACAATGTTCCGGCGTCTTCAGGCGACGATACGTTGAAGATCCAGAATGTGAGCCTGTCTGAAGACAAGAAAGCGCTGGTTATCGATGCCATCGTTGGCATTGAGGAACAGCCGGACCTCTTTGCTGCCGGTCCACACGGATCATTCATCGGTCTGCCCAAATTGTTCAACCACGATGCAGACACTGCGACCTGGCATCTGTCCACCAAGGGCCTGTCCACTCAGGGCGACGACAGGACACTCCGGCTGGTACTTAAATCCGGTGGCAGGGCGACGGAATTTTTGCAACCGATTGATCCCGCTTGGGTGGAATAA
- a CDS encoding peroxiredoxin: MTLKVGDRLPEATFKIMTEDGPGETTTSALTTGKTLVLFGVPGAFTPTCHMNHLPGFVEHSETLKNKGVDEIAVVSVNDVFVMDAWEKGSNTGGKITFLADTGAEFVEAVGLGLGPAPIFGHLRSQRFALIAKDGEVTFLAVEDSPGDATKTGAAAILEALG; the protein is encoded by the coding sequence ATGACACTTAAGGTTGGGGACCGCCTCCCGGAGGCAACGTTCAAGATCATGACCGAGGACGGTCCGGGCGAAACGACAACAAGCGCGCTGACGACTGGCAAGACGCTGGTGCTCTTTGGTGTGCCCGGGGCCTTCACGCCAACCTGCCACATGAACCACCTGCCTGGCTTTGTCGAACATTCAGAGACACTCAAGAACAAGGGCGTTGACGAGATCGCCGTTGTTTCCGTCAACGACGTCTTTGTGATGGATGCCTGGGAAAAGGGTTCGAACACCGGTGGCAAGATCACGTTTCTGGCTGACACCGGCGCTGAGTTTGTCGAAGCCGTTGGTCTCGGGCTCGGCCCAGCACCCATCTTCGGTCATCTGCGCTCACAACGCTTCGCACTAATCGCCAAAGACGGAGAAGTGACTTTTCTGGCAGTTGAAGACAGTCCTGGCGATGCTACTAAAACGGGTGCCGCCGCTATTTTGGAAGCGCTCGGCTAG
- a CDS encoding SURF1 family protein, which produces MRKLIFPTIATLIALAILLNLGFWQLNRLAWKEALIDRVKAGVSSPPVSAPGPTEWMTLSEDDDYRRVEVSGAFQKGFAYYYTALTDPVGAIGGPGLMVYVPFKSDEGWTVFVNRGFLPQGLDDNLRAEALDLPEGEVALTGLLRLSEKPNWTTPEPDENDLIWFARDTASMAELLGVEATGLAPYSVDLDAAFTPAAGMPQAGETIVRFKNDHLGYALTWFGLAATLVGVYLTWAASVLWPRKRRDSA; this is translated from the coding sequence ATGAGGAAACTCATTTTTCCAACCATTGCGACGTTGATTGCGCTGGCCATTCTGCTCAATCTCGGCTTCTGGCAGCTCAACCGGCTGGCCTGGAAAGAAGCTTTGATCGACAGAGTAAAGGCAGGTGTTTCCAGTCCACCGGTTTCGGCACCTGGCCCAACTGAATGGATGACGCTCTCAGAAGACGACGATTATCGTCGTGTTGAGGTCAGTGGCGCCTTCCAGAAAGGCTTTGCCTATTACTACACGGCGCTGACAGATCCGGTTGGCGCTATAGGCGGTCCCGGGCTGATGGTCTATGTACCGTTCAAATCGGATGAAGGTTGGACGGTTTTTGTCAATCGCGGCTTTCTGCCCCAGGGGTTAGATGACAATCTCCGAGCTGAAGCACTTGACCTGCCTGAAGGCGAAGTCGCCCTGACCGGGTTGTTGCGTCTCAGCGAGAAGCCAAATTGGACGACTCCGGAGCCCGATGAGAACGATCTCATCTGGTTCGCGCGTGATACGGCATCGATGGCTGAGCTTCTGGGGGTCGAAGCCACGGGCCTCGCGCCCTATAGCGTTGACTTGGATGCGGCGTTTACGCCTGCCGCCGGAATGCCTCAGGCTGGCGAAACGATCGTTAGGTTTAAAAACGATCACCTCGGTTATGCGCTCACCTGGTTCGGTCTCGCGGCCACATTGGTGGGCGTCTATTTGACCTGGGCCGCCAGCGTTTTATGGCCTCGAAAGCGCAGGGACAGCGCATAA
- a CDS encoding DUF983 domain-containing protein has protein sequence MEDKAHFPPVNPVPAGLSGKCPQCGQGNLFDGFLSVKKSCMSCGLDYGFADSGDGPAVFVIMLVGFVVVGLVLFVELSFQPPVWLHLLLWLPLTVVLAGLVLRPLKGLMIALQFRHKAAEGRLDDDQHS, from the coding sequence ATGGAAGACAAGGCGCATTTTCCTCCGGTCAATCCGGTACCCGCCGGCCTTTCGGGTAAATGTCCGCAGTGTGGCCAGGGCAATCTTTTTGATGGCTTCCTGAGCGTGAAGAAATCCTGCATGTCTTGCGGGCTGGACTATGGTTTCGCGGATAGTGGTGATGGACCTGCAGTGTTTGTCATCATGTTGGTCGGTTTTGTCGTCGTCGGATTGGTGCTTTTTGTCGAACTCTCGTTCCAGCCACCAGTCTGGCTGCATCTGTTGCTTTGGCTGCCGTTAACTGTCGTACTTGCCGGGTTGGTGCTTCGTCCATTGAAAGGTCTTATGATTGCCCTGCAGTTTCGCCACAAGGCCGCTGAAGGTCGCCTTGACGACGATCAGCACTCCTGA
- a CDS encoding cytochrome c oxidase subunit 3 — MAEAHTKNHDYHLVEPSPWPFLGGVGAFVFALGAIGFMKSVQGTEFVLFGMNLTGWGLFAIGLLVILYVMFGWWRDTINESHQGHHTRVVSLHLRYGMLLFIASEVMFFVAWFWAYFDAALFAGEAIQFSRVEATGGHWPPDGIETFDPWHLPLLNTLILLCSGTTVTWAHHAMLHEDREGLKWGLTLTVLLGVLFTICQVYEYGHAAFGFSGNIYGATFYMATGFHGFHVVVGTIFLAVCLGRALAGQFTKEKHFGFEAAAWYWHFVDVVWLFLFVAIYIWGAGTPAAH; from the coding sequence ATGGCTGAGGCACATACCAAAAACCACGACTACCACCTGGTGGAACCAAGTCCGTGGCCGTTTCTAGGAGGAGTGGGCGCATTTGTGTTTGCTCTTGGAGCCATCGGCTTCATGAAGTCGGTACAGGGCACAGAGTTTGTTCTGTTCGGAATGAACCTGACTGGCTGGGGCCTGTTCGCCATTGGCCTGTTGGTCATTCTCTATGTGATGTTTGGTTGGTGGCGTGACACCATCAATGAATCGCATCAGGGTCACCACACGCGTGTTGTGTCTCTGCATCTGCGCTACGGCATGTTGCTCTTCATCGCTTCGGAAGTGATGTTCTTCGTTGCCTGGTTCTGGGCCTATTTCGATGCCGCGCTCTTTGCTGGAGAAGCGATCCAGTTTTCGCGGGTCGAGGCGACTGGCGGTCATTGGCCACCCGATGGCATCGAAACATTCGATCCCTGGCACCTGCCACTGCTCAACACGTTGATCCTGCTGTGCTCCGGCACAACGGTGACGTGGGCGCACCACGCTATGCTGCATGAAGACCGCGAAGGCCTGAAATGGGGATTGACGCTGACGGTTCTGCTGGGCGTGCTCTTCACCATCTGCCAGGTCTATGAATATGGCCACGCTGCGTTTGGCTTCAGCGGCAATATTTATGGCGCGACCTTCTACATGGCCACAGGCTTCCACGGCTTCCATGTGGTTGTCGGTACGATCTTCCTGGCTGTCTGTCTGGGCCGTGCGCTCGCGGGTCAGTTCACCAAGGAAAAGCACTTCGGTTTCGAAGCTGCTGCATGGTACTGGCACTTCGTTGACGTTGTCTGGCTGTTCCTTTTCGTCGCCATCTATATCTGGGGCGCGGGTACACCTGCCGCCCATTAG